Proteins found in one Salvia splendens isolate huo1 chromosome 10, SspV2, whole genome shotgun sequence genomic segment:
- the LOC121752415 gene encoding phospholipase D Z-like isoform X2 yields the protein MAGNSSRSLDIIAQYWQLIAHPDDPRSGDYGYSKDDMLRFGANEGYEVYRALDNAADRNISMRFLQHSGFYPDYTQEASALAAGRPNVENVTLLLKDWWGSGIVHAKVWISDSRDVYIGSANNDWKSLTQVKEVGVYLAGCPRIVKKVEIYFENLWKLAHLNSSLYTKLVSDQQWQTVRKVPCWSYFLQPKDRCRSPLPKYVKIEHTVGYPSLSDPDTFHISIKTPATNNSASQHQPSYLSFAPPELLFDKYQSDEQAWIDTIKSVGDGETVRISTMDWLGQSAYMSQTVYWASLSSAISEVVYSKHATVKLLVSYWAHFLDNTDTYLKSLLYTNNLCSSSKYNNCHGKVEIKYYIVPGFNQTGPSKTSNGTATGNMYPGFTRVNHGKYAVSDVRGHIGTSNLVWDYFYADAGLSFGTYNLGIVSQLQQIFDADWDSPYAVPVEPLVSS from the exons ATGGCTGGGAATTCGTCGAGGAGCCTTGACATAATTGCACAATACTGGCAGTTGATAGCTCATCCGGACGATCCTCGTTCAGGGGACTACGGATATTCAAAAGATGACATGTTGAGATTTGGGGCTAATGAAGGATATGAAGTTTATCGAGCATTAGATAATGCAGCTGATCGCAACATCAGTATGAG ATTTTTACAGCACTCTGGATTCTATCCAGACTATACACAGGAAGCATCTGCCCTCGCAGCAGGGAGACCAAATGTGGAGAATGTCACTTTGTTACTTAAGGACTGGTGGGGGTCTGGTATCGTTCACGCTAAGGTCTGGATATCGGATAGTCGAGACGTGTACATTGGATCGGCAAACAATGACTGGAAATCTCTCACTCAG GTGAAGGAAGTTGGGGTTTATCTTGCTGGATGTCCAAGAATTGTGAAGAAGGTTGAGATTTACTTTGAAAACTTGTGGAAACTAGCCCATCTCAACTCTTCACTTTACACAAAACTTGTCTCCGATCAGCAATGGCAGACCGTTAGAAAGGTTCCCTGCTGGTCGTATTTCCTCCAACCGAAAGATAGATGCAG ATCACCTCTTCCAAAATACGTGAAGATCGAACATACAGTAGGCTATCCATCGCTTTCAGACCCTGACACGTTCCACATTTCCATTAAAACTCCTGCAACAAACAATTCAGCATCACAGCATCAACCCTCCTACCTGTCTTTCGCTCCACCTGAG CTATTGTTCGACAAGTATCAGTCAGATGAGCAGGCCTGGATCGACACCATCAAATCAGTCGGAGATGGAGAAACTGTAAGAATAAGCACCATGGATTGGCTTGGCCAATCTGCATACATGTCACAGACAGTGTATTGGGCTTCCCTGTCTTCAGCTATATCCGAG GTTGTTTACAGCAAGCATGCCACCGTGAAGTTGCTGGTCTCGTACTGGGCTCATTTCCTTGACAACACAGACACGTACCTGAAGTCACTGCTCTACACCAACAACCTATGTTCGTCTTCCAAGTACAACAACTGCCATGGAAAAGTCGAGATCAAGTACTACATTGTTCCAGGTTTCAACCAGACCGGGCCTTCCAAGACCAGCAATGGCACAGCCACTGGGAACATGTACCCGGGCTTCACAAGGGTGAACCATGGGAAGTATGCTGTGAGTGATGTACGAGGCCATATTGGGACGAGCAATCTCGTGTGGGACTACTTCTATGCGGATGCAGGGCTCAGTTTTGGAACCTATAACCTTGGCATTGTGTCTCAGCTGCAACAAATCTTTGATGCTGATTGGGATTCACCCTATGCAGTGCCCGTTGAGCCATTGGTGTCATCTTAA
- the LOC121752415 gene encoding phospholipase D Z-like isoform X1, which yields MRAFAVSLSVCLCVLIIYDPTLRVQSSSSDNTQCKAWLVQSIPRDMPHFAPVPGLLRTADVFQWMAGNSSRSLDIIAQYWQLIAHPDDPRSGDYGYSKDDMLRFGANEGYEVYRALDNAADRNISMRFLQHSGFYPDYTQEASALAAGRPNVENVTLLLKDWWGSGIVHAKVWISDSRDVYIGSANNDWKSLTQVKEVGVYLAGCPRIVKKVEIYFENLWKLAHLNSSLYTKLVSDQQWQTVRKVPCWSYFLQPKDRCRSPLPKYVKIEHTVGYPSLSDPDTFHISIKTPATNNSASQHQPSYLSFAPPELLFDKYQSDEQAWIDTIKSVGDGETVRISTMDWLGQSAYMSQTVYWASLSSAISEVVYSKHATVKLLVSYWAHFLDNTDTYLKSLLYTNNLCSSSKYNNCHGKVEIKYYIVPGFNQTGPSKTSNGTATGNMYPGFTRVNHGKYAVSDVRGHIGTSNLVWDYFYADAGLSFGTYNLGIVSQLQQIFDADWDSPYAVPVEPLVSS from the exons ATGAGAGCTTTTGCCGTATCTTTATCTGTGTGCCTCTGTGTTTTGATTATATACGACCCCACCTTAAGAGTTCAATCCTCTTCGTCTGATAACACGCAATGCAAAGCATGGCTGGTTCAATCCATCCCTAGAGACATGCCCCACTTCGCTCCCGTTCCCGGCCTTCTTCGTACCG CTGATGTATTCCAATGGATGGCTGGGAATTCGTCGAGGAGCCTTGACATAATTGCACAATACTGGCAGTTGATAGCTCATCCGGACGATCCTCGTTCAGGGGACTACGGATATTCAAAAGATGACATGTTGAGATTTGGGGCTAATGAAGGATATGAAGTTTATCGAGCATTAGATAATGCAGCTGATCGCAACATCAGTATGAG ATTTTTACAGCACTCTGGATTCTATCCAGACTATACACAGGAAGCATCTGCCCTCGCAGCAGGGAGACCAAATGTGGAGAATGTCACTTTGTTACTTAAGGACTGGTGGGGGTCTGGTATCGTTCACGCTAAGGTCTGGATATCGGATAGTCGAGACGTGTACATTGGATCGGCAAACAATGACTGGAAATCTCTCACTCAG GTGAAGGAAGTTGGGGTTTATCTTGCTGGATGTCCAAGAATTGTGAAGAAGGTTGAGATTTACTTTGAAAACTTGTGGAAACTAGCCCATCTCAACTCTTCACTTTACACAAAACTTGTCTCCGATCAGCAATGGCAGACCGTTAGAAAGGTTCCCTGCTGGTCGTATTTCCTCCAACCGAAAGATAGATGCAG ATCACCTCTTCCAAAATACGTGAAGATCGAACATACAGTAGGCTATCCATCGCTTTCAGACCCTGACACGTTCCACATTTCCATTAAAACTCCTGCAACAAACAATTCAGCATCACAGCATCAACCCTCCTACCTGTCTTTCGCTCCACCTGAG CTATTGTTCGACAAGTATCAGTCAGATGAGCAGGCCTGGATCGACACCATCAAATCAGTCGGAGATGGAGAAACTGTAAGAATAAGCACCATGGATTGGCTTGGCCAATCTGCATACATGTCACAGACAGTGTATTGGGCTTCCCTGTCTTCAGCTATATCCGAG GTTGTTTACAGCAAGCATGCCACCGTGAAGTTGCTGGTCTCGTACTGGGCTCATTTCCTTGACAACACAGACACGTACCTGAAGTCACTGCTCTACACCAACAACCTATGTTCGTCTTCCAAGTACAACAACTGCCATGGAAAAGTCGAGATCAAGTACTACATTGTTCCAGGTTTCAACCAGACCGGGCCTTCCAAGACCAGCAATGGCACAGCCACTGGGAACATGTACCCGGGCTTCACAAGGGTGAACCATGGGAAGTATGCTGTGAGTGATGTACGAGGCCATATTGGGACGAGCAATCTCGTGTGGGACTACTTCTATGCGGATGCAGGGCTCAGTTTTGGAACCTATAACCTTGGCATTGTGTCTCAGCTGCAACAAATCTTTGATGCTGATTGGGATTCACCCTATGCAGTGCCCGTTGAGCCATTGGTGTCATCTTAA
- the LOC121751248 gene encoding protein POLAR LOCALIZATION DURING ASYMMETRIC DIVISION AND REDISTRIBUTION-like, which produces MSYECEGHDIDGAAAAKDRRPRRRTEICRSFTCISPSFIFRRWFNGGKSRFSRTEFAERNWGKGEIDTDLDVQSEIGIVSPSSEEFSEIGKEAPVNVGIGYGMIYLVRTELNKMAELRKRVESLLQHLQTEIENQDDEHLYMASASTNAHVEEILYEEQHESIQCSSPNDVNQPEIAFRCDQFRLEGSSRMDQLEAELEAEIGRLQLEDDGEVLHPEVNVEQNAAELSLNVCCEEHEYSMDEFHGVSPRELERKLYQVLEVRQQERIKELEAALEYAMQQLEEKEREVSLWRDAGRLVAQHLPAISTVLAQL; this is translated from the exons ATGAGTTACGAGTGCGAGGGCCACGACATCGACGGTGCTGCGGCGGCGAAGGACCGGAGGCCGCGACGGAGGACAGAAATCTGCCGGAGCTTCACTTGTATTTCGCCATCGTTTATCTTCCGGCGTTGGTTCAATGGCGGTAAATCTAGGTTTTCGAGAACAGAATTCGCAGAGAGAAATTGGGGGAAAGGGGAAATCGATACGGATCTAGATGTACAGAGTGAAATAGGAATCGTATCTCCTTCCTCGGAAGAATTTTCAG AAATTGGGAAAGAGGCTCCGGTCAACGTTGGAATTGGGTATGGTATGATTTATCTTGTTAGAactgagctcaacaagatggcTGAGTTGAGGAAAAGAGTTGAATCTCTTCTGCAGCATCTCCAAACAGAGATCGAAAATCAAGACGACGAACACCTTTACATGGCCTCTGCATCCACCAATGCTCATGTCGAAGAAATCCTTTATGAGGAGCAGCATGAATCGATTCAATGCTCATCCCCAAATGATGTCAATCAGCCTGAAATTGCTTTCCGCTGCGATCAATTTAGGCTGGAGGGTAGTTCGAGAATGGATCAACTTGAGGCAGAACTCGAAGCTGAAATCGGTCGTCTACAACTCGAGGATGATGGAGAAGTCTTACATCCAGAG GTAAATGTGGAGCAAAATGCAGCTGAATTGAGCCTAAATGTGTGCTGCGAAGAACACGAATATAGCATGGATGAGTTCCACGGCGTATCTCCGAGAGAGCTTGAGAGAAAGTTGTACCAAGTGTTGGAGGTGAGGCAGCAAGAGAGAATAAAAGAGCTTGAAGCAGCTTTAGAATACGCGATGCAGCAGCTAGAGGAGAAGGAAAGAGAGGTTTCGCTGTGGAGAGACGCGGGCCGCCTCGTTGCTCAGCACCTCCCCGCCATCTCCACTGTGTTGGCTCAACTGTGA
- the LOC121752413 gene encoding premnaspirodiene oxygenase-like, which yields MDSILGLSWNLAALSLILPIAIFFIRTKTRSKPASTNWPPGPKTLPVIGNMHLLTALAFRSISDLAKQYGPLMRLKLGEVDTIVVSSRDLAREMLKQHDPCYADRPDSIGIKVLWYNYRDIAFSPYGDYWRQMRKICIMELLSPRSVRSFASIRRDEVSNLISSIRTSAAIGEPVNISESIFSMMSSVTCRAAFGKVSKDKDTLIKILREGIQMAGGFEIADFFPSSLVINTISWTKIRLLMMRHKLDVILDDLIRQHQLNLAKIHSGSEDGDRARKGNGEFGNEDIVDVLLRLQETGELQFPIRKEDIKAVVYDMFSAGTETSSTAMDWAMAELMRNPGAMAKAQAEVRQVFNDTTIAAMGDNDPNLKYLKLVIREALRMHPPVPILPRASREERVIDGYVIPANVKVLVNNWGMQRDPAYWTNPDSFEPERFEECSKEFLGADFDFLPFGAGKRMCPGITFAMASVELVLAQLLYHFDWKLPNGAQPESMDMIENPGVTASRRDSLFAIPTPYKNSA from the exons ATGGATTCCATTCTAGGGCTTTCATGGAACCTGGCAGCCCTATCTCTCATCCTCCCCATCGCCATCTTCttcatccgaaccaaaacccgcTCCAAACCCGCCTCCACCAACTGGCCCCCCGGCCCGAAAACCCTACCCGTAATCGGAAACATGCACCTCCTGACCGCCCTGGCCTTCCGCTCCATCTCTGACCTCGCCAAACAATACGGCCCCCTCATGCGCCTCAAGCTCGGCGAAGTCGACACCATCGTCGTCTCCTCCCGCGACCTCGCCCGCGAAATGCTCAAGCAGCACGACCCCTGCTACGCAGACCGCCCGGACTCCATCGGCATCAAGGTCCTTTGGTACAACTACCGCGACATCGCCTTCAGCCCCTACGGCGACTACTGGCGCCAGATGCGCAAGATCTGCATCATGGAGCTCCTCAGTCCCAGAAGCGTCCGCTCCTTCGCCTCCATTCGTCGAGATGAGGTTTCTAATTTAATCTCTTCCATCCGCACTTCCGCCGCCATTGGTGAGCCGGTCAACATAAGCGAGAGCATTTTCTCCATGATGAGCTCCGTCACTTGCCGCGCCGCCTTCGGGAAGGTGTCCAAGGATAAGGATACCTTGATTAAGATATTGAGGGAAGGGATTCAGATGGCTGGTGGTTTTGAGATTGCTGATTTTTTCCCTTCGTCGTTGGTCATCAACACCATCAGCTGGACTAAGATCAGGTTATTGATGATGCGACATAAGCTCGATGTGATTCTCGACGATCTCATCCGCCAGCACCAGCTCAATCTGGCGAAGATCCATAGCGGGAGCGAGGATGGAGATAGAGCGAGGAAAGGCAATGGCGAGTTCGGGAATGAAGACATCGTTGATGTTCTTCTTCGGCTTCAGGAAACTGGAGAGCTCCAGTTTCCTATCAGGAAAGAGGATATAAAAGCAGTTGTCTAT GACATGTTTTCTGCTGGAACAGAGACGTCATCGACGGCGATGGACTGGGCGATGGCGGAGTTGATGAGGAACCCGGGGGCGATGGCCAAGGCGCAGGCGGAAGTGCGACAAGTGTTCAACGACACCACCATCGCAGCCATGGGGGATAACGATCCGAATCTGAAATATCTAAAACTGGTGATCAGGGAAGCGCTGAGGATGCACCCTCCGGTTCCGATCCTACCCAGAGCGTCGCGGGAGGAGCGTGTGATCGACGGCTATGTGATCCCGGCTAATGTGAAGGTGCTTGTGAACAACTGGGGGATGCAGAGGGATCCGGCATACTGGACCAACCCGGACAGCTTCGAACCAGAGAGGTTCGAGGAGTGCTCGAAGGAGTTTCTAGGAGCAGACTTCGACTTCCTGCCCTTCGGAGCAGGGAAAAGAATGTGCCCTGGAATCACATTTGCAATGGCCAGTGTTGAGCTTGTTTTGGCTCAGCTTCTCTATCACTTCGACTGGAAGCTTCCAAACGGAGCTCAGCCAGAATCCATGGACATGATCGAGAATCCCGGAGTCACTGCTTCGAGAAGGGATAGCCTTTTTGCGATACCAACTCCATACAAAAACTCGGCTTAA
- the LOC121752463 gene encoding pleiotropic drug resistance protein 1-like codes for MDTGELYRASNSLRAPSTRGSASYRANSSNIWRNTGMEVFSRSAREEDDEEALRWAALEKLPTFDRLRKGLIFGSKGANEIEIENLGYDDKRKLVERLVTNVEDDNEKFLLKHRNRIDRVGIEIPTIEVRFQNLNIDAHAYSAKRSLPTFINFNINIIEGFLNSLHLLPSQKKPFTILKDVSGIIKPSRMTLLLGPPSSGKTTLLLALAGKLDESLRVSGKLTYNGHGMEEFVPQKTAAYISQHDLHIGEMTVRETLAFSARCQGVGSRYEMLAELSRREKAANIKPDPDIDIYMKASATEGDAANVVTDYVLKVLGLDICADTLVGDEMVRGISGGQKKRVTTGEMLVGPARALFMDEISTGLDSSTTFQIVNMLRQQVHIMKGTAFISLLQPAPETYALFDDIVLLSDGQVVYQGPREEVLGFFESMGFKCPDRKGVADFLQEVTSKKDQEQYWARRDQAYRYVSVKEFADAFKSSVGGRRLSEELSVPYDKSKSHPAALTTEKFGLGKKELFKACSDREYLLMKRNSFVYFFKLFQITVISLVAMTVFFRTEMSKETEADGGIYTGALFFTVIMVMFNGMADLAMTIYKLPVFYKQRDMYFFPPWAYAIPSWVLKIPITFVEVGIWVFLTYYVIGFDPNVSRFLKQYLLLLVVHQAASALFRFIGAAGRNMIVANTFGLFALLLLFALGGFVLSREDVKSWWIWGYYASPLMYFQNAILVNEFTGHSWSRIVNGTALGIRVMEGRGFYTDSYWYWIGVGASVGFVFLFNIMYLASLTFLNAFDKPQAVLPEEEDDHVSSSTGEGVVATGNDNRGMVLPFEPHSITFDDIRYSVDMPAEMKAQGATEDRLELLKGVSGAFRPGVLTALMGVSGAGKTTLMDVLAGRKTGGYIDGEITISGYPKNQATFARISGYCEQNDIHSPNVTVYESLVYSAWLRLPSEVDSETRKMFIEEVMELVELKSLRGALVGLPGVSGLSTEQRKRLTIAVELVANPSIIFMDEPTSGLDARAAAIVMRTVRNTVNTGRTVVCTIHQPSIDIFEAFDELFLMKRGGEEIYVGPLGRQSTHLIKYFESVEGVSKIKDGFNPATWMLEVTTSAQELMLGVDFVDHYKKSDLYQRNKALIKELNVPRPGTQDLYFASQYSQSFLTQCIACLWKQHWSYWRNPPYTAVRFLFTMFIAIIFGTMFWDLGSKWDTQQDLLNAMGSMYASINFLGFQYGSTVQPVVAIERTVFYRERAAGMYSALPYAFSQFLIEIPYVFVQSVIYGLIVYSMMGFDWTAEKFFWFLFFFFMSLLNFVLYGMMTVAVTPNHNVASIISSFFYGIWNLFSGFVVPRPRIPIWVRWYYWATPMAYTLYGMIVTQFGEIEDVMTDQNVSVKQFLKDYFGFEKSQLGLVAGMVVGFVALFTFIFAFSIRTFNFQRR; via the exons ATGGATACAGGGGAACTTTACAGAGCTAGCAATAGCTTGAGAGCACCTAGTACGAGAGGAAGCGCTAGCTACCGCGCAAACAGCTCCAACATATGGAGAAACACGGGAATGGAGGTCTTCTCCCGCTCTGCGCGTGAGGAAGATGACGAGGAGGCCTTGAGGTGGGCGGCCCTTGAGAAATTGCCCACCTTCGATCGCCTCAGGAAAGGCCTCATCTTCGGATCAAAGGGTGCCAACGAGATTGAGATCGAGAATCTTGGGTATGATGACAAGAGGAAGTTGGTGGAGAGGTTGGTCACCAATGTGGAGGATGATAATGAGAAGTTCTTGCTCAAACATAGGAACAGAATTGATAG GGTTGGGATTGAAATACCAACAATTGAAGTGAGGTTTCAGAATCTCAATATTGATGCTCATGCCTATAGTGCAAAGAGATCTCTTCCTACTTTCATCAATTTCAACATCAACATAATAGAG gGATTTCTGAACTCCCTTCACTTACTCCCTAGCCAAAAGAAGCCCTTCACAATTTTGAAAGATGTTAGTGGGATAATCAAGCCAAGTAGGATGACTTTGCTCTTAGGCCCTCCAAGCTCTGGGAAAACAACCCTTTTGCTTGCCCTAGCTGGAAAGCTTGATGAATCACTTAGA GTATCAGGCAAACTGACATATAATGGGCATGGGATGGAAGAGTTTGTACCACAGAAAACTGCAGCATACATTAGCCAGCATGATCTTCATATTGGAGAAATGACCGTTAGAGAAACGTTAGCTTTTTCTGCTAGATGTCAAGGGGTTGGCTCACGCTACG AGATGCTGGCTGAACTATCAAGGAGAGAGAAAGCAGCCAACATTAAACCAGATCCTGATATTGACATCTACATGAAG GCGTCGGCGACGGAAGGAGACGCCGCAAATGTCGTCACCGACTACGTACTCAAGGTCCTAGGACTCGACATCTGTGCCGACACATTGGTCGGCGACGAGATGGTCCGAGGAATTTCCGGCGGCCAGAAAAAGCGCGTCACGACCGGAGAAATGCTGGTGGGACCCGCCCGCGCTCTCTTCATGGACGAAATCTCCACCGGCCTCGACAGCTCCACCACTTTCCAAATCGTCAACATGCTCCGGCAGCAAGTCCACATCATGAAGGGAACCGCCTTCATCTCCCTCCTGCAGCCCGCGCCGGAGACCTACGCTCTCTTCGACGACATCGTCCTCCTCTCCGACGGCCAGGTCGTCTACCAAGGCCCCCGCGAAGAAGTCCTCGGCTTCTTCGAATCCATGGGCTTCAAATGCCCCGACAGAAAGGGCGTCGCCGATTTCTTACAAGAGGTCACCTCGAAGAAGGATCAGGAGCAGTACTGGGCCCGCCGTGACCAGGCCTACCGCTACGTTTCGGTCAAGGAGTTCGCGGATGCGTTTAAATCCTCCGTCGGCGGAAGGAGGCTCTCGGAGGAGCTATCTGTACCGTACGACAAGAGCAAGAGCCATCCCGCAGCTTTGACCACGGAGAAATTCGGTTTGGGGAAAAAGGAGCTTTTTAAAGCGTGCAGCGACAGAGAGTATCTATTGATGAAGAGGAACTCATTTGTTTACTTCTTCAAATTGTTCCAAATCACTGTCATTTCGCTTGTTGCGATGACGGTTTTCTTCCGGACTGAGATGAGTAAGGAGACTGAGGCAGACGGCGGCATCTACACCGGCGCTCTGTTTTTCACTGTGATTATGGTGATGTTTAACGGAATGGCGGATCTGGCTATGACGATTTATAAGCTCCCGGTGTTTTACAAGCAGAGGGATATGTATTTCTTCCCGCCGTGGGCCTATGCGATTCCGTCGTGGGTGTTGAAGATTCCGATCACCTTCGTTGAAGTCGGAATTTGGGTTTTTTTGACCTACTACGTCATTGGATTCGATCCTAATGTTTCAAG ATTTTTGAAGCAGTATTTGTTGTTGTTGGTTGTGCATCAAGCGGCCTCGGCATTGTTCAGATTTATCGGAGCTGCGGGGAGGAACATGATCGTTGCGAACACGTTTGGTTTGTTTGCGTTGCTTCTCCTCTTTGCATTGGGTGGTTTTGTGTTGTCACGAG AGGATGTGAAGTCATGGTGGATTTGGGGATACTATGCTTCACCATTGATGTACTTTCAGAATGCAATTTTGGTGAATGAATTCACAGGCCACAGCTGGAGCAGA ATCGTAAACGGGACGGCGTTAGGGATTCGTGTCATGGAAGGCCGAGGATTCTACACCGACTCGTATTGGTATTGGATTGGAGTAGGAGCTTCTGTTGGTTTCGTGTTCCTATTCAACATTATGTACCTTGCTTCACTTACTTTTCTCAATG CGTTCGACAAGCCTCAAGCTGTCTTACCCGAAGAGGAAGATGATCATGTATCCTCATCCACGGGAGAAGGCGTTGTTGCGACTGGGAACGACAACAGAGGAATGGTGCTCCCATTCGAGCCACATTCCATCACATTTGATGATATTAGATACTCAGTTGACATGCCAGCA GAAATGAAAGCTCAAGGAGCTACTGAAGATAGACTTGAGCTGTTGAAGGGTGTGAGTGGAGCTTTTAGGCCTGGTGTTCTCACAGCTTTGATGGGTGTTAGTGGAGCAGGTAAAACCACGCTAATGGATGTGCTAGCCGGAAGGAAAACAGGCGGTTACATTGATGGAGAGATTACAATCTCCGGGTATCCAAAGAACCAAGCAACATTCGCTCGGATCTCTGGATACTGTGAACAGAACGATATCCATTCACCAAATGTTACTGTGTACGAGTCCCTCGTTTACTCAGCATGGCTGCGTCTGCCAAGCGAAGTGGATTCGGAGACAAGAAAG ATGTTTATTGAGGAGGTGATGGAGCTAGTAGAGCTCAAGAGTTTGAGAGGAGCACTAGTAGGATTACCAGGCGTCAGTGGTCTTTCAACTGAGCAACGGAAGAGGCTAACAATAGCGGTTGAGCTTGTGGCGAATCCTTCAATCATATTCATGGATGAGCCCACTTCTGGGCTAGATGCCAGAGCTGCTGCAATTGTGATGAGAACGGTTAGGAACACTGTCAACACTGGACGAACTGTGGTTTGCACAATCCATCAGCCTAGCATCGACATCTTTGAAGCGTTTGATGAG TTATTCTTGATGAAACGAGGAGGTGAAGAAATCTACGTTGGACCTTTGGGCCGTCAATCAACACATCTGATCAAATACTTTGAATCAGTTGAAGGAGTATCAAAGATCAAAGATGGCTTCAATCCAGCTACCTGGATGCTTGAAGTCACCACTTCCGCTCAAGAACTGATGCTCGGGGTCGACTTCGTTGATCACTACAAGAAATCTGACCTATACCA GAGGAACAAAGCCTTGATCAAGGAACTGAACGTCCCTCGCCCTGGCACGCAAGATCTCTATTTCGCATCACAGTACTCTCAATCTTTCCTCACGCAATGCATTGCTTGCCTGTGGAAACAACACTGGTCTTACTGGAGGAATCCTCCGTACACGGCCGTCAGATTCCTGTTCACAATGTTTATTGCAATCATCTTCGGCACCATGTTTTGGGACCTCGGCTCTAAATG GGACACACAACAAGATCTGCTAAACGCAATGGGTTCGATGTATGCTTCCATCAACTTCTTGGGATTCCAGTATGGTTCCACAGTTCAACCCGTGGTGGCCATCGAGAGAACCGTCTTCTACAGAGAGAGAGCAGCCGGAATGTACTCAGCCTTACCCTATGCATTCTCACAA TTTCTGATCGAGATTCCTTACGTCTTTGTCCAATCCGTCATCTACGGCCTCATTGTCTACTCCATGATGGGATTCGACTGGACCGCTGAAAAATTCTTCTggttcttattcttcttcttcatgtCGTTGCTCAACTTCGTCCTCTACGGAATGATGACTGTCGCTGTCACTCCCAACCACAACGTCGCCTCCATCATCTCGTCCTTCTTCTACGGAATCTGGAATCTCTTCTCAGGATTCGTTGTTCCACGTCCA AGGATCCCAATATGGGTGAGATGGTACTACTGGGCAACTCCGATGGCGTACACCTTGTACGGCATGATCGTCACACAGTTCGGAGAGATTGAGGATGTCATGACTGACCAAAATGTCAGTGTGAAACAATTCTTGAAAGACTATTTCGGTTTCGAGAAGAGCCAGCTCGGATTGGTGGCCGGAATGGTTGTTGGATTCGTTGCTCTTTTCACTTTCATCTTCGCCTTCTCCATTCGGACATTCAACTTCCAGAGGAGATGA